tgtcagagaaaaaacgaatccatgaggtcgaaggaattgtccgtagagctccgagacatgattgtgtcgaggcacagatctggggaaggttacccaAAACAAAATCTGCagcatttgaaggtccccaagaacacattggcctcatcattcttaaatggaagaagtttggagacaccaagactcttcctagagctggccgcccggccaaactgagcagttgggggagaagggccttggtcagggaggtgaccaagaactcgaaggtcactcttacagagctccagagtttctatgtggagatgggagaaccttccagaaggacaacctccaccaatcaggcctttatggtacagtggccagatggaagccactccttagtaaaaggcacatgacagcctgcttggagtttgccaaaaggcatctaaagactctcagaccatgagaaacaagattctctggtctgatgaacggagcaaagtacaggagatccttgatgaaaacctgatccagagtgttcaggacctccgactgggggcgatggtacaccttccaacaggacaacgaccccaaacacacatttaagacaactcaggagtggtttcgggacaagtctcttaatgttcttgagtggcccagccagagcccggacttgaacctgatcgaacatctctggagagacctgaaaaccgctgtgcagcgatgctcgccatccaacctgacagagcttgacaggatctgcagagaagaatgggagaaacaacccaaatacaggtgtgtcaagcttgtagcgtcatacccaagaagactcaaggctgtaatcgctgccaaaggtgcttcaacaaagtactgagtaaagggtctgaatacttagggaaaagtttttttatttaattttttatttaaacgtttttatttttaataaattggcatacatttctaaacctgtttttgctttataatTTGGGGTTAATGTTTGTAGATTCATGaggataatacatttttttttagaataatgctgtaacctaacaaaatgtggataaattcaaggggtctgaatactttctgaaaggcactgtatatagtgtgaATTCAGATTCAGAAATCTTTGTCCCAAMACTGACCATGTGTATATGCATATGAGTTTGTTTAGTGTGTAACAATAAATACTGTGTGTATTCCAGCCCAGatgctgtgtgtgtatcagtgggaGTCACGTCTACCCAGTCAACAAGTCCATCCCCGACGTGATTATGAAGATGAGCGAGTGAGTGRCAACCACCATTTgtgaatgaaaaataaacacatttgtttGAAGTGACGCTGTCAAGTACCGTGATTATGAAGCTTGTGACCTACAGCTCAAATTATGAAATATAGACTAAAACAATTTTATTGCCAGGCACGGGTATAAGACCCGATTTGATGAAGAGGGCCATGTGGTCTGGAGAGACATCATTCTGCCCATCCCAACCGACCTTGGAGAGAAAGTGGATgtaagtcaacacacacacacacacacacacagacagtgtgtttgTTTACTCATTGCCGTGTCTTCTGACAGATGGGGAGGATAAAGTGTCCATTGATGTTGGTCGTCGGGGAGGATGATCAGAACTGGGCCACAGTGGAGTCTGCCAAGgacgtgagtacacacacacacaaacatgattaCAAGCTTCCTATGAAATCAATAATTGTGATTGATGCTGaatgtgacctctgacctgcagATGACCCAGATGATGCGTGCAGCGGGTAACGAGCACCTACTGACCATTCTACAATACCCTGATGCTGGACACCTCATTGAGCCGCCCTACACACCCCACTTCAGAGCCAGCAACTTCATAGTGCCTCAAACACGACAGAAAGGTACTGTACACACAACCCACACCTATAGTATACACAACTGAACTGTATAACCAATTCTTTACTCAAAAATTAACTTTGTGTGTTGCagtgatcatgttgtggggagggTACACCAAGCCGCATGCCGTGGCTCAGGAAGACTGTTGGGAAAGAAGCCTTAGCTTCCTACGGCAACACCTCTACCCCAGCCCTGACTCTGTCCCAAAGGCCAAGCTgtgaggtcccgtgtggctcagttggtagagcatggcgcttgcaacgccaaggttgtgggttcattccccacgggggaaccaggatgaatatgtatgaactttccaatttgtaagtcgctctggataagagcgtctgctaaatgacttaaatgtaaatgtcacacACGAGGAGCATCAAGGACCTAGTATGATTGACTAAGCTATaactttatataatattttatatGTTAATGTATTTAATTTGTTACGACTGAATGCTTGAATGASAgagtcatcagaccagtggacacaGCTGTACAACATAAATTGAGGGCTGATGAGGAGTGTCCACAGTMGTGGGTCAGAGTCTCTCATTCAMTGAACTGCATGAGTTTCAACCTGACAATAGTGGTAACACCTGCGCCTGAAACCTAACTGCCATAGTACACAGATGATTGATTCTATTTTTTGATTCATGAGGAAATAATAGGAAATGTCTATGATGTTTATAATAAATCAGAGGAGTGTGAACAATATGTTATTGAGAGCACGAGAGAGCTATTTGGTATGTCTCTtgcagttcttcaatattccacaCGAGGGTGATGTATGCACATATAGTTGTGGTCAATTGATGAGTCTTGGGGCTGTATTCCAAATATCTCAAGAGGAGGAGTGTTGATCTTTTATAAGGATGCCCCTGTCCATTTAATCTTATTATGATCTGAAAGCCagaactgattctagatcagcattccTGCGATGTTTCATACATAGGTTGCAGTCTAAACCAGGTTTTCCAAAACTCGTgccctgggtgcatgttttggtttttgaccgagcactacacagctgttttcaaataaccaactcatcaagcttAGATTATTTMaatcagctgtgtagtgctagggtaagaacccaaaacgtgcacccaggtgRGGCCCCATGACTGAGTTTGGAAAATCCTGGTCTAAATGTTAAAATAAACCCCATTGAACTTGATGAATAGGGTATTTATAAAACGAATAAACACGTCTTGATTTTACCATTARAAATTCTGACAATCCAGGCAAATTACTTCAGCACTGAGGAGGGAATCATCTTTAACTTTCAGTGTTCAGGGAKATGCTGTGTCTATTTTCCTGAGGGGTAACTATGGTCCACCTGTCTCTGCCATAACTGTCCAACTCAATGACAAGCATGTCCAGGGTTTAGCCCAATAGGGGATTGAATCTGACAGAATAGGATTTTTCCGCTATCGCCCATCTGTGCCCAACTGCTAAATAGGCACTCCACTACAAACACAGAAAATGGcccctgtgtgtgtccctctgccAGACARAGACGGATGTGGAGTTCTGTGTTTGACATGGTAAAGTACCCATCTCTCCTTCTGAGGTTAGTCAGAAGAACAGTGAAGTTRATCGTGTGAAACATGCAGGTAATGTATGTGCAGCAGTGCATTCCAGAGCTACACCTATGTCTGTCTGACCTACAGACCGACTAATATGTTCTTATGATCTCAGTAGCCTAAACAAGCATACTGACCATAACTTTGATTTGACAACACACCTAGAGCAGTCTTGACTTATCGCGAGATTAAAAGTAAAGTTATTTACTTGTACTATTCAATCAAAGAAAGTCCTGGCTGAATGTGGTGCGCTTATCTTCGTTAGCACGCTGTGCTGCATACCCAGGCTGGAGGGTTGGGACTCGGGAACGCGTGGGATGTACAGTTGGGGGCTCGCCAGGACCTCCTAGAACATAGTTAcagacacactcacgcacacaactGCTTCAGGACTTGCCGACAACAACCCGAGGGATAATTATCCATGCTTAATACTCGAAAATGTTGATATTGCACATCGCATCACTTTTGAGTAAGTATTGTTTTTACACRAACTGTTTAGTTTTTTCCTACTGCGCAGGTAGCTAGCTAAAGAATTATCAATGCATTTGAGGAGTAGCCTAAAGCCAATTATTGGCTTGAGGAAAAGTCAAATGTGAAGAGATCCATTGGAggattttgttttctgttgccgTCAAAGTTTAATTCCAATGTTACTTTTCACTGTCACTTATTCAGGACCATGGGGACCTTTTAAGGAGGAACTGTACCATTATTTAAACATCTAAAATGTGTTCAACAGTTTATACATGTCAGATGTCTCAGTCCGCTATGCTTGTTTAAATATGTTTTGGGCACATTATTTTCAACTAGCTATCGTTTACARAARCTGTTTTGTACAGTCAATAACGGTTTCCCACAGTCGCTGTTGTTCCCGAACATAACAGCCTGTTTTCATAAACAGTCCCGCCACAGGGATCGATTGGAAAGCGAGTCCATGTGATTTCAATTAAATTAACCGGAAGCCTATCTTGTGACCGTTATGTTTTTATACCCAGTGATGCATTAGACTAAAGGGAGCCTGTGATAGCAATGGAGAGACACACCTCTTAAgtctaaaataaaaatatttgtacAGATTTCTAACCTTGGGATAGTTTAGTTATATAGCATAATAGTTGCATGGAGAGTTATACTCCAGACATGTTTTGCTCGCCCGTGCAGCATCATCAGCTACACTCAACGCTCTTTCTGTCCGGCAGCCCTCTGGTGTCGGTCCTTTGCGCAGCTGCCGGAGTTTGGGGATGTGTGCCCTGAGGGGAGCTGCTACCCCGCCACYGGGGACCTTCTGATCGGCCGTGCGCACCAGCTCACCGCCTCCTCCACCTGCGGCATTGAGAAGCCTGAACGCTTTTGCATTGTTGGTCACCTGGAGGTAAGACACCTCACACCCGGGGCACAGATAGGTGTACTTACTACACCTAGACAGGGTGGGCATAAGCAGTTGCTTAGGGTCCCCAGCCGCTAGGGGGCCGACATAAGCGGTTGCGTATTTATGAACTCAGTCTGGTTCTCAACTGTTGAGAGTTtggatagtagaatacacaaggtgcaatttcaaattTGGTTGTGCAACAGCAGTTTtaactgacagtcactcaattagcccctTTCAGCAACCAttttttaggtttagggttagggttagtctagccagctaattTAACTTGTAGTAGGGGAGAGCTGGGATGAAAGTAACGCACCCATTTTCTCAGGTAACACAGAAGCTAGAATGAAGTAGTGAATTCAGCACATTCCTAATGCGGAGGACGAGCTCCCCGCAAAAACAACTGCCCAGTCCAACCATGTTTCCCTTAgttatcccccccccaaaaaaaatttgcGCAATGTAAGTAAAAACACGGACCTgtacgttttttgggggggttgtttaAGGTTCCACATGTCATTTTCTTAACCCATCTAGTGACTAAATCCCAGCAGACTGTAGGTTTCAAGTATCATGCTAGATAGTCTTGGGTGTTAGCCTGGGTGCAGTTAAGGCAGAGACGGATGTGACGAAAGTAACACAATGTTAGCTGATGACCTGGAATAARATAAAACGTTTAAACACAGRCCATTGTCTCCTCTAGTTCATATTGCTTTTATAATGTTTGCAAAATATCAACACGTGACTGAAGGTTTGAAAATGWTATGTGACATCATTAGCATTATGCCTTAATCAATTGAATTGTAGGATCAGCTTCTCACGTAAGCTTTTATCGACAGGTTAgtggataaaaatatatatctYTATGATTCTGGGGGTCAATTACCTTGTGTCAAGCCATGgaaatgtgattagcatgatgaGTTTGCCATTTGTGAAGAGAATAAAAACATKTATTCTATCAAGACATGAGGAGTGCGCATGACAAGGACAGCTGGAGTGCACCTGATTGGTAGGGCTAMGCATGAATAGTCATTGAAAATGGTGAAAAACATCTCCTACTAAATCCCCATTTAAAGTGAGATGAGAAAATTGTGGTtaacatacaatgcattcagaaagtattcagaccccttgMccttttccacattttgttacgttacagccttattctaaaatggattaaattatttatttttttattccctcatcagtctacacacagtaccccattatgacaaagcgaaaacaggtttttagaaatttaccaaataaaaaaacccaaacaaaacagaaatagcttatttacataagtattcagaccctttgctatgagacttgaaattgagctcaggtgcattctgtttccattgatcatcctttttaCAACTtcattgcagtccacctgtggtaaattcaattgattggacatgatttggaaaggcacacacctgtctatataaggtcccacagttgacagtgcatgtcagaacaaaaaccaagccatgaagtcgaaggaattgcaTTTTgaggaggcacagatctggggaagggtaccaaaacatttctacagcattgaaggtccccaagaacagagtggcctcatcattcttaaatggaagaaKtttggaatcaccaagactcttcctagagccggccaccccaaactg
This window of the Salvelinus sp. IW2-2015 linkage group LG24, ASM291031v2, whole genome shotgun sequence genome carries:
- the LOC111951317 gene encoding acyl-coenzyme A thioesterase 5, with product MGLLWSMQPVPGSRTGLRLRKMDVLTPMVVHISVYSGHMTEGFSKQSPLATVVTERWYMAPGVCRIDIREHGVRGTLFLPPGPGPFPGVLDMWGGGGGLVEYRSGLLASHGFVSMALEYLSHDKNRTSDIESKTYFEKAFRIVKEHPLVMKDRVALFGLSFGASVALNLAAYSKDISPRCCVCISGSHVYPVNKSIPDVIMKMSEHGYKTRFDEEGHVVWRDIILPIPTDLGEKVDMGRIKCPLMLVVGEDDQNWATVESAKDMTQMMRAAGNEHLLTILQYPDAGHLIEPPYTPHFRASNFIVPQTRQKVIMLWGGYTKPHAVAQEDCWERSLSFLRQHLYPSPDSVPKAKL